Genomic DNA from Gimesia aquarii:
GAATTGGCCACGGTTTCGCGGTATCAATGGAGCAGGAATATCCAATGAAAAAGGCTTCCCACTGAAATGGACAGACAAAGATTACGCCTGGAAGAAAGAATTACCCGGACTGGGTCATTCTTCTCCTTCGATCTGGGACGACAATCTATTCGTGACTTCTGCCCTGGGAGAGGGAGAAACCCGCTATCTTTTCTGCATTGATCCTAAAACCGGCAAAGAAAAATGGCGACGTGAGACAAACTTGAAAAAGAGCCATAAACATAGAAAAGGGAGCTGGGCTTCCAGTACACCTGCCACAGATGGCGAATTTGTCTTTGTGGAGTTTGCAGACGAAGAATCCTACCTGCTGATCGCCTACGATATGAAAGGCAATAAAATCTGGGAACGTGATCTGGGAGCCTTCACTAGCCAACATGGTCATGGAAGCTCTCCCATGATTTACAACGATCTGGTCATCGCAACTAAAGATCAGAAGGGCCCCAGTGTTGTGACAGCCTTCAACAAACGAACTGGCAAAACCGTCTGGCAGGCAGATCGAGCTGAACGTAGAACATCCTATGCCACTCCGATTGTCGTTAATCACCCTAATACCGACCCCCAGCTAATTTGTGTCAGTGGGGCCACCGGCATCAGCAGCCTGGTTCCGGAAACCGGTAAGGTCAATTGGACCACTGGCGAATTTCCTATGAGAACAGTTTCCTCTCCCGTCTACGGAGAAGGTCTGATCTTTGCCACCTGTGGAGGTGGAGGTAGAGGAAAGCTTTTATATGGAGTCGATCCTACAGGCTCAGGGAATATCAAAGAAACACATATCAAGTATACACGCTCTACAAAACTGCCATATGTCCCCACGCCGATTGTTTATGAAGGACACCTCTATCTTTGGGGAGATAATGGCGTGGTCAGTTGCATCGATCTGGCGACTCAAAAAAATGTCTGGACGGAAAGAATTGATGGCGGCTATAGCAGTTCGCCAGTCTGTATCAACGGAATCCTCTTCTGTATCAATGAGGACGGCGAAGTTGCCATGGTGAATGCCTCTCCTCAATTTAAATCACATGGCAAAGTCAAACTCAGTGACCCCAGCCATGCAACAGTCGTTGTTGCCAATGGCCAAATGTTCCTGAGAACATTTCGGAATTTGTATTGTTTGAATGCCAAGAAGTAAACTTTTTCCAATAATCTCATAGTGCACTTGGGTTTGTTGTGAATTATAATCTTAGG
This window encodes:
- a CDS encoding PQQ-like beta-propeller repeat protein, which codes for MNRLFSPRFFVRTLLLIPAACFAFSALTELQAENWPRFRGINGAGISNEKGFPLKWTDKDYAWKKELPGLGHSSPSIWDDNLFVTSALGEGETRYLFCIDPKTGKEKWRRETNLKKSHKHRKGSWASSTPATDGEFVFVEFADEESYLLIAYDMKGNKIWERDLGAFTSQHGHGSSPMIYNDLVIATKDQKGPSVVTAFNKRTGKTVWQADRAERRTSYATPIVVNHPNTDPQLICVSGATGISSLVPETGKVNWTTGEFPMRTVSSPVYGEGLIFATCGGGGRGKLLYGVDPTGSGNIKETHIKYTRSTKLPYVPTPIVYEGHLYLWGDNGVVSCIDLATQKNVWTERIDGGYSSSPVCINGILFCINEDGEVAMVNASPQFKSHGKVKLSDPSHATVVVANGQMFLRTFRNLYCLNAKK